In Aridibaculum aurantiacum, the following proteins share a genomic window:
- a CDS encoding NYN domain-containing protein has protein sequence MESIKDLRLAVLIDADNIPAHYVKEMLQEIAKYGTPTFKRIYADFTKPSMTNWKKVLLENSITPIQQYSYTTGKNSSDSAMIIDAMDILYSGKVDGFCIVSSDSDFTRLATRLREAGMKVIGIGERKTLTPMISACDKFIYLEILKAGEDVHEEQKPKPVKAARNIKKQPGKTEEAPKQEESIKSEETTAKGFAPVTNPLIRTIANSINDIADEEGWVFLGDLGNLILKKHPDFDPRNYGFKKLLLLIKRIGLFEIDERDTGKGNVKHVYVRNKQTSNI, from the coding sequence ATGGAAAGTATAAAAGACCTGCGGCTTGCAGTTCTGATAGATGCTGATAATATTCCTGCGCATTATGTAAAAGAGATGCTGCAGGAGATTGCTAAATATGGGACGCCAACTTTCAAAAGGATCTATGCTGATTTTACCAAGCCTTCGATGACCAACTGGAAGAAGGTGCTCCTGGAGAATTCTATCACACCCATCCAACAATATAGCTACACTACCGGAAAGAATTCTTCTGACTCAGCCATGATTATAGATGCTATGGACATTCTATACAGCGGTAAGGTAGATGGATTTTGCATTGTATCCAGCGATAGCGATTTCACCAGGCTTGCCACCAGGCTACGCGAAGCAGGGATGAAGGTGATTGGTATAGGAGAAAGAAAAACGCTTACTCCAATGATATCTGCTTGTGACAAGTTCATCTACCTGGAGATACTAAAAGCCGGCGAAGATGTACACGAAGAGCAGAAGCCAAAGCCGGTGAAGGCTGCCAGGAACATCAAGAAACAACCTGGTAAAACCGAGGAAGCACCCAAACAAGAAGAATCTATAAAGAGTGAAGAGACCACAGCCAAAGGATTTGCGCCTGTTACCAATCCTTTGATAAGAACGATTGCCAACAGCATTAACGATATTGCCGACGAAGAAGGATGGGTATTCTTAGGTGATCTTGGCAACCTGATCCTAAAGAAGCATCCTGATTTTGATCCACGTAATTACGGCTTCAAAAAATTACTGTTACTGATAAAACGCATAGGCCTCTTTGAAATTGATGAAAGAGATACTGGAAAAGGAAATGTGAAACACGTTTACGTACGTAACAAGCAAACTTCAAATATCTAG
- a CDS encoding NADP-dependent isocitrate dehydrogenase → MAEKIKVANPVVELDGDEMTRIIWRFIKDKLILPYLDLDIKYYDLGIEYRDETNDQVTIDAANAIKQYGVGIKCATITPDEERVKEFNLKQMWKSPNGTIRNILDGTVFREPIVMSNVPRLVPNWTAPICIGRHAFGDQYRATDFVTKGKGKLTVKFEGEDGTVQEFEVYNFKGDGVALAMYNTDESIKGFARACFNQSLMKGWPLYLSTKNTILKKYDGRFKDIFEEIYQTEFKTKFTEAGLTYEHRLIDDMVASALKWNGNFVWACKNYDGDVQSDTVAQGFGSLGLMTSTLVTPDGKTMEAEAAHGTVTRHYREHQKGKPTSTNPIASIFAWTRGLEFRGKLDGNQELINFCQTLEKVCIETVESGKMTKDLAITVKPNVEHGTDYLYTEEFLEALDQNLKAKLGQ, encoded by the coding sequence ATGGCTGAGAAAATTAAAGTAGCCAATCCGGTTGTAGAGCTGGATGGCGATGAGATGACACGAATCATCTGGCGTTTCATAAAAGATAAACTGATCCTTCCTTACCTGGATCTTGATATAAAATATTATGACCTTGGTATTGAGTACCGCGACGAGACCAATGACCAGGTGACCATTGATGCAGCTAATGCCATTAAACAATATGGCGTAGGTATCAAATGTGCTACCATTACTCCTGATGAAGAAAGGGTAAAAGAATTTAACCTGAAGCAAATGTGGAAGTCGCCAAATGGTACTATCCGCAACATTCTTGATGGTACAGTTTTCCGCGAGCCAATCGTGATGAGCAATGTACCACGCCTGGTTCCAAACTGGACTGCACCGATATGTATTGGTCGTCACGCATTTGGTGATCAATACCGTGCTACTGATTTTGTAACCAAAGGCAAAGGAAAACTTACTGTAAAATTTGAAGGTGAAGACGGAACTGTACAGGAGTTTGAAGTGTACAACTTCAAAGGTGATGGTGTAGCACTGGCTATGTACAATACCGACGAGAGCATCAAAGGTTTTGCACGTGCATGTTTCAACCAGTCGTTGATGAAAGGCTGGCCGCTTTACCTTTCTACAAAGAACACTATCCTTAAGAAGTATGATGGTCGTTTCAAAGACATCTTTGAAGAGATCTACCAAACAGAATTCAAAACTAAGTTTACTGAAGCAGGTCTTACTTACGAGCACCGCCTGATAGATGACATGGTTGCCAGCGCACTAAAGTGGAATGGTAACTTCGTATGGGCTTGTAAAAATTACGATGGTGATGTACAAAGCGACACTGTAGCACAAGGTTTCGGTTCACTAGGATTGATGACCTCTACACTGGTTACTCCTGATGGAAAGACGATGGAAGCAGAAGCTGCACACGGAACAGTAACACGTCACTACCGCGAACACCAGAAAGGAAAGCCGACATCTACCAATCCAATTGCATCCATTTTTGCATGGACAAGAGGTTTGGAATTCCGTGGTAAGTTGGACGGCAACCAGGAGTTGATCAACTTCTGCCAGACACTGGAGAAAGTTTGTATAGAAACAGTAGAAAGTGGTAAGATGACCAAAGACCTTGCTATAACTGTGAAGCCAAATGTAGAGCACGGAACTGATTATTTATATACAGAAGAATTCCTGGAGGCGCTGGATCAAAACCTGAAAGCGAAACTGGGACAATAA
- the bshA gene encoding N-acetyl-alpha-D-glucosaminyl L-malate synthase BshA, with protein sequence MRIGIVCYPTFGGSGVLATELGKALADKGHSVHFITYQQPVRLNVFNANIYYHEVRVPTYPLFDYPPYEVALSSTMVDVILHHDLDLLHVHYAIPHASAAYMAKQIVAKEGKNIPVITTLHGTDITLVGKDKTYAPVVTFSINESDAITAVSANLRDETYRSFKIKKEIDVIHNFVDVARFSKKPIDAFRRVIAPNNEKILVHASNFRKVKRVQDVVKIFAKVRKEMPAKLLLVGDGPERPAMEDLADALGVSDDVRFLGKQEQMEEILVVSDLFILPSEYESFGLAALEAMAAHMPVISTNAGGLPEVNIHGKTGFLADVGDVESMSAFAIEILSDPEKHAQFKAQAYELACTFDIQNVIPVYEKLYSRFCTMECEKVNI encoded by the coding sequence ATGCGTATAGGAATAGTTTGTTATCCCACCTTTGGAGGTAGTGGTGTACTGGCCACTGAACTGGGAAAGGCGCTTGCTGATAAAGGTCATTCGGTACATTTTATCACTTACCAGCAACCGGTAAGGTTGAATGTCTTCAATGCAAATATTTACTATCATGAAGTGCGGGTACCTACGTATCCGTTGTTCGATTACCCGCCTTATGAAGTAGCGTTGTCGAGCACCATGGTTGATGTGATCCTGCACCACGATCTTGACCTGTTGCATGTGCATTATGCCATACCACACGCATCGGCTGCTTATATGGCCAAACAAATAGTGGCAAAAGAAGGGAAAAATATTCCTGTTATCACTACCCTGCATGGCACTGATATAACACTTGTAGGCAAGGATAAAACTTATGCGCCGGTAGTTACGTTCAGCATCAACGAAAGTGATGCAATAACAGCGGTGAGTGCCAACCTGCGCGATGAAACCTACCGTTCATTTAAGATAAAGAAGGAAATAGATGTGATCCACAACTTTGTGGATGTAGCGCGGTTTAGCAAGAAACCGATTGATGCATTTAGGCGAGTGATAGCACCTAATAATGAGAAGATACTGGTGCATGCATCGAACTTTAGAAAGGTGAAAAGGGTACAGGATGTGGTAAAGATTTTTGCTAAGGTGCGTAAGGAAATGCCTGCAAAGCTGTTGCTGGTAGGTGATGGTCCTGAACGCCCGGCAATGGAAGACCTGGCTGATGCACTGGGCGTATCTGATGATGTAAGGTTTTTAGGGAAGCAGGAGCAAATGGAGGAGATACTGGTGGTGAGCGACCTGTTTATTTTGCCGAGCGAATATGAAAGTTTTGGATTGGCAGCATTGGAAGCAATGGCAGCACACATGCCGGTTATCAGTACCAATGCAGGTGGTTTGCCTGAAGTAAATATTCATGGAAAAACAGGCTTCCTGGCTGATGTGGGTGATGTAGAATCTATGAGTGCCTTTGCCATCGAAATACTGAGCGATCCTGAAAAGCATGCGCAGTTCAAAGCACAGGCTTATGAGCTGGCGTGTACGTTTGATATTCAGAATGTCATACCGGTATATGAAAAACTATACAGCCGCTTTTGTACAATGGAGTGCGAAAAGGTGAACATCTAG
- a CDS encoding DNA-3-methyladenine glycosylase, with product MSEDIRTTLLQEPTLATGSSEMKKLPPEFYRRSDVITITRDLIGKLVVTTFDGLTTSGRIVEAEAYNGPHDKAAHSYNNRRTNRTEVMFAEGGVAYVYLCYGIHQMFNIVTNQKDIPNAILIRALEPVAGIDTMLLRSDKITHGYDLTRGPGNVAKALGIYTRHSGMSLQGNEIFIADDGTTYSDDEIAITPRIGVDYAGEDALLPYRFILKSSKYLSGKCSLNAGK from the coding sequence ATGAGCGAGGATATAAGAACAACATTATTACAAGAACCAACATTGGCAACCGGTTCTTCAGAAATGAAAAAACTTCCACCTGAATTTTACAGAAGAAGTGATGTAATAACTATAACAAGAGACCTGATTGGAAAATTGGTGGTGACCACCTTTGATGGGTTAACCACTTCAGGAAGAATAGTGGAAGCCGAAGCGTATAATGGTCCGCATGATAAAGCAGCGCATTCATACAATAACAGGCGCACCAACCGAACCGAAGTGATGTTTGCTGAAGGTGGTGTAGCTTATGTGTACTTATGCTATGGCATCCACCAAATGTTCAATATTGTAACGAACCAAAAGGATATACCAAATGCTATATTGATACGTGCACTAGAGCCGGTGGCAGGTATTGATACCATGTTGCTCAGGTCAGATAAAATTACTCATGGCTACGACCTCACCCGCGGACCAGGCAATGTGGCCAAAGCACTCGGCATATACACACGCCACTCAGGAATGAGCCTGCAGGGCAACGAAATATTCATTGCTGATGATGGAACAACCTATAGTGATGATGAGATTGCCATTACTCCACGTATTGGTGTAGACTATGCTGGCGAGGACGCACTTCTGCCCTACCGGTTTATATTGAAAAGCAGTAAATACTTAAGTGGTAAATGCAGCCTGAATGCGGGAAAGTAG
- a CDS encoding SGNH/GDSL hydrolase family protein, producing the protein MRVFSVIQVTIVTLLSAALSMGCKKAAISATVEQPPVVVAGSKTYLALGDSYTIGQGVATADRFPHQVAAQLKQQNIPIQNPVYIAATGWTTAKLLAAINAQNLAGPYDVVTLLIGVNDQYQGVDTAVYRTRFTEALNKALSLAGNKKSNVFVLSIPDYSVTPFVPASQKERVEREINWFNAINLQVTQQMGISYTDITPSTRQAANNPALLANDGLHPSGLEYKKWADMVVPKMLSVLR; encoded by the coding sequence ATGCGAGTTTTTTCAGTTATACAAGTCACCATTGTAACCTTACTAAGCGCAGCTTTATCCATGGGTTGCAAAAAAGCGGCTATCTCTGCTACGGTTGAGCAACCACCCGTTGTTGTTGCAGGTTCTAAAACTTACCTCGCCCTCGGCGACAGCTATACCATTGGACAGGGTGTAGCCACTGCAGATCGTTTTCCGCACCAGGTGGCCGCGCAGTTAAAACAGCAAAATATTCCCATACAAAACCCAGTGTACATAGCAGCCACAGGATGGACGACGGCTAAACTTCTTGCCGCCATCAATGCTCAAAACCTGGCTGGACCATATGACGTAGTAACCTTACTCATAGGTGTAAACGACCAGTACCAGGGTGTAGATACTGCTGTTTATCGAACAAGATTTACTGAAGCACTCAATAAAGCGCTCAGCCTTGCTGGCAATAAAAAGTCAAATGTATTTGTGCTATCCATACCTGATTATAGTGTAACACCCTTTGTACCGGCATCACAAAAAGAGAGAGTAGAACGGGAGATCAACTGGTTCAATGCCATCAATCTGCAGGTAACGCAGCAGATGGGAATAAGTTATACGGACATAACACCTTCTACCAGGCAAGCTGCAAATAATCCTGCTCTATTAGCTAATGATGGACTTCATCCTTCAGGACTGGAATATAAGAAATGGGCGGATATGGTGGTGCCAAAAATGCTGTCGGTACTGCGCTAG
- a CDS encoding PorP/SprF family type IX secretion system membrane protein, giving the protein MHKLLIFVVLFCSGMHSAIAQDPHFSQFFASPLTLSPAFTGKIDGTYRVAGNYRNQWPAFNRAFNTTTLSVDFPIMRNHIGVNDIWGLGFMGFSDQSANSTVKFNYLTVSTAYHKGLDEDGYHQIGAGFQATYANMLVNVANLKFEDQLTPFGFTGTTTELFDNSTLQTKYWDLNAGLLYTGSTSDQNHFYAGVSMYHINRPRQQFTGALYLLNPRTTFHSGGYFPVGQSSTIHLSGLYSMQAGASEAVIGGAWQYVVDESGEKPTSLYLGSWYRLNDAIIPYVGLEFNDFRLGATYDVNTSSLKPASQARGGMEISLIYTRRPPEQRSMPCPKF; this is encoded by the coding sequence ATGCATAAACTTTTAATCTTCGTCGTACTATTTTGCTCGGGCATGCACTCCGCAATTGCGCAGGATCCGCATTTCTCACAATTTTTTGCTTCACCTCTTACACTGTCGCCGGCATTCACCGGTAAAATTGATGGTACTTACAGGGTTGCTGGAAATTATCGTAACCAATGGCCTGCGTTCAACCGTGCTTTCAATACCACTACACTTTCTGTAGATTTTCCAATCATGAGAAATCATATTGGTGTTAATGATATCTGGGGCCTGGGCTTCATGGGTTTCTCCGATCAAAGTGCCAATAGCACAGTTAAGTTCAATTACCTTACTGTTTCTACTGCATATCATAAAGGATTGGATGAAGATGGCTATCACCAGATTGGTGCAGGCTTCCAGGCTACTTATGCTAATATGCTGGTGAACGTGGCTAATCTAAAATTTGAAGATCAACTTACTCCATTCGGATTTACTGGTACTACCACTGAATTATTCGACAATTCTACACTGCAAACAAAGTATTGGGATCTGAATGCAGGTTTGTTGTATACCGGCAGCACCAGCGACCAAAATCATTTTTATGCTGGCGTGTCTATGTATCACATCAACAGGCCAAGGCAGCAGTTTACAGGTGCATTGTATTTGCTAAACCCGCGTACTACTTTCCATTCTGGTGGTTACTTTCCTGTAGGGCAATCATCAACCATTCACCTCAGTGGATTGTACAGCATGCAGGCTGGTGCATCGGAAGCTGTTATCGGTGGTGCGTGGCAATACGTGGTGGATGAAAGCGGCGAAAAGCCAACCAGCCTTTACCTGGGTAGCTGGTACAGGTTGAATGATGCCATCATTCCATATGTAGGTTTAGAATTCAATGATTTTAGGTTGGGTGCTACATACGATGTAAATACTTCTTCACTCAAACCTGCCTCACAGGCGCGTGGCGGTATGGAAATATCACTCATCTATACACGTCGTCCACCAGAGCAGCGAAGCATGCCTTGTCCTAAGTTTTAA
- a CDS encoding SAM-dependent methyltransferase, translating to MSSTVFLIPTVLHEDAPETIPPYVLDAVKQCQVFFVENERSARRYLKKLWREMVIDDYQWFTIHKAEAEVQQQFRQLLQQNKTIGIISEAGCPGVADPGQLLVNVAQKAGALVKPLVGPSSILLALMASGMNGQQFQFHGYLPIDGNDRKQAIKELELESAKKKCTQIFIETPFRNNQLIKDIVAHCKPQTQLCIAVDITAPAETIVTKTINDWNKQLPDIHKRLAIFLLLA from the coding sequence ATGTCTTCCACCGTTTTTCTTATACCTACTGTACTTCATGAAGATGCGCCTGAAACCATACCACCGTATGTATTGGATGCGGTAAAGCAGTGCCAGGTATTTTTTGTAGAAAATGAAAGGTCGGCGAGGCGCTACCTGAAAAAGCTATGGCGTGAAATGGTGATTGACGATTATCAATGGTTTACTATTCATAAGGCTGAAGCTGAAGTGCAGCAGCAGTTCAGGCAGTTGCTGCAACAAAATAAAACGATTGGCATAATTAGCGAAGCCGGTTGTCCTGGCGTGGCAGATCCTGGTCAGCTATTGGTAAATGTGGCCCAAAAGGCAGGTGCGTTGGTTAAGCCACTAGTCGGTCCCAGTTCTATATTACTTGCTTTGATGGCCAGCGGAATGAACGGCCAGCAGTTCCAGTTTCATGGCTACCTGCCAATTGATGGCAACGATCGCAAGCAGGCAATAAAGGAGTTGGAACTAGAGTCTGCGAAAAAGAAATGTACACAGATATTCATTGAAACGCCCTTCAGGAACAACCAGCTGATAAAAGACATAGTAGCCCATTGCAAGCCGCAAACGCAGCTATGTATAGCCGTGGATATTACAGCGCCAGCAGAAACCATTGTTACCAAAACCATCAACGACTGGAACAAGCAGTTGCCTGATATTCACAAGCGACTGGCTATTTTCCTTTTACTGGCGTAG
- a CDS encoding EI24 domain-containing protein — MFKDIVIAIQAYGQAHSFIRKHNLWKWIIIPGIIYMIVFVVSMYFFGKSATSVIEYLGVRSGLNTWIQSMRSQLLGFFFTLAGLILWLILMLFYFSLFKYVWLIVGSPVFAYLSEKTEAILEGKDFPFSFRQLAKDIIRGIGISVRNMLWQSVYLFAILILSLIPIVGWITPVFALLIESYYYGFSMLDYSCERHKLTAAESIEFIGNRKGLAIGNGIMFYLMHWVPVLGWVLAPSYAVIAATLSMRGLKKV; from the coding sequence TTGTTCAAAGACATAGTGATAGCAATACAGGCGTATGGGCAGGCTCATAGTTTCATCCGCAAGCACAATCTTTGGAAATGGATCATTATACCCGGCATCATTTACATGATCGTTTTCGTGGTAAGCATGTATTTTTTTGGAAAAAGCGCCACGTCAGTTATTGAATATTTAGGCGTGCGCTCTGGCCTCAATACCTGGATACAAAGCATGCGCAGCCAGCTGCTTGGTTTCTTTTTTACACTGGCGGGTTTGATACTCTGGCTGATACTAATGTTGTTTTACTTCTCCCTGTTTAAGTATGTGTGGTTGATCGTTGGGTCTCCTGTGTTTGCTTATTTAAGCGAAAAAACGGAAGCAATACTAGAGGGTAAAGATTTTCCTTTCAGCTTCAGGCAATTGGCAAAAGATATCATCAGGGGAATTGGTATATCTGTAAGAAATATGCTGTGGCAAAGTGTTTACCTATTTGCTATTTTAATTTTGTCGCTTATACCAATTGTTGGTTGGATAACACCTGTTTTTGCCTTGCTTATAGAAAGTTACTATTATGGTTTCTCGATGCTGGATTACAGTTGCGAAAGACATAAACTAACAGCAGCTGAAAGCATTGAATTCATTGGTAATCGAAAAGGTCTCGCCATAGGCAATGGCATCATGTTTTACCTGATGCACTGGGTGCCTGTATTGGGCTGGGTGCTGGCACCATCATACGCTGTGATAGCGGCTACCCTTAGCATGCGAGGATTGAAGAAAGTGTGA
- a CDS encoding M20/M25/M40 family metallo-hydrolase, with amino-acid sequence MKKLLCLIAVIPALSFAQKDDSIFIRKLANEILVNGTAYENLRHLTKNIGGRLAGSPQMTMAENWGAAVLKQVGADTVIMQPCMVPHWVRGGTDKASITSVNSKRTRRPLDVVALGNTIGTGKKGVTAQVIAISSFDELERRKDEVKGKIVFYNAAFNPANVRPFTSYSEMSAYRTRGASRAAKYGAVATIVRSMSEGTNNHPHTGSNNYNDSFPKIPAIAIGLEDADHLWNVCKSNANVQVSVTTHGYFLPDAQAYNVIGELKGSGKDVTYLTVGGHLDSWDNCEGAHDDGAGIVQTMEILRAFKALGYKPKNTIRFVLFANEENGLRGGNKYAEEAKAKNEKHVFALESDAGGFTPRGFGFTIDAEKLRKIQPWVALLKPYGVYELSSGGGGADIGPLNRAFGTPLAGLQPDPQRYFDLHHARNDVFEAVNKRELLLGAINMAALVYLVDKHGL; translated from the coding sequence ATGAAAAAACTGTTATGCCTTATAGCTGTTATTCCTGCATTATCATTTGCACAAAAAGATGATTCGATCTTCATAAGAAAATTAGCCAACGAGATACTGGTGAATGGAACTGCTTATGAGAACCTGCGCCACCTGACAAAGAATATTGGTGGCCGCCTGGCAGGCTCACCACAAATGACGATGGCAGAAAATTGGGGCGCTGCGGTTTTAAAACAAGTAGGCGCCGACACAGTCATCATGCAGCCATGCATGGTGCCACACTGGGTTCGTGGCGGCACGGACAAAGCATCTATAACCAGCGTAAACAGCAAACGCACCAGGAGACCATTAGATGTAGTGGCATTGGGCAATACTATAGGCACAGGTAAAAAAGGAGTAACAGCACAGGTGATCGCTATATCTTCTTTTGATGAATTGGAAAGACGGAAAGATGAAGTAAAAGGCAAGATCGTGTTTTACAATGCGGCGTTCAATCCTGCTAATGTTCGACCATTCACATCCTACAGCGAGATGTCGGCATACAGAACCCGCGGCGCATCAAGGGCAGCAAAATATGGTGCGGTAGCAACCATCGTTCGCTCTATGAGCGAAGGCACCAATAATCACCCACACACCGGCTCCAATAACTACAACGACTCATTTCCTAAAATACCAGCTATTGCTATTGGATTAGAGGATGCTGATCATTTGTGGAATGTGTGCAAGAGCAATGCAAATGTGCAGGTATCAGTAACTACACACGGTTATTTTCTTCCTGATGCGCAGGCTTATAATGTTATCGGTGAATTGAAAGGTTCCGGAAAAGATGTGACCTATTTAACCGTTGGTGGCCACCTAGACAGCTGGGACAATTGCGAAGGCGCACACGACGATGGAGCAGGCATTGTACAAACCATGGAGATCCTTCGTGCATTTAAAGCCTTAGGATACAAACCAAAGAATACCATTCGCTTTGTACTTTTTGCCAACGAAGAAAATGGATTGCGCGGCGGCAACAAGTATGCTGAAGAAGCCAAAGCTAAAAATGAAAAGCATGTATTTGCGCTTGAAAGTGACGCAGGTGGTTTTACACCACGAGGCTTTGGTTTTACCATAGATGCAGAAAAGCTAAGGAAGATACAGCCGTGGGTAGCACTGCTAAAGCCTTATGGTGTATATGAATTATCCAGTGGCGGAGGCGGTGCCGATATAGGGCCATTGAACAGGGCTTTTGGTACTCCCCTTGCAGGGCTGCAGCCAGACCCGCAGCGCTATTTCGACTTGCACCATGCACGAAACGATGTATTTGAAGCAGTGAACAAAAGAGAACTTTTACTTGGCGCCATTAACATGGCTGCATTGGTTTACCTGGTAGATAAACATGGCTTGTAA